gctgctgctgctgctgctgctgcagcctctgcccaagggagggaagggagaggaggcaaGGAGCCTGCGGGGGCGACTGAGAGCCCTGGCTGGAGGGTTGGGGTCCCCAGAGGGGCCTCCAAGCCTTCCCTCCTGAGCACCCTGTATTCTCACTTCTGCTGAAGCTCATCTCCTGCCTCTgaagaagggaggggaaaggaagccTAGGATGTCCTTTCCCCTATGTCAGCCTGAGTCCGGATAATCGAACTTCACCCTTATATGTCTCCATTCCTCCCTGTCTGTCCTCACCACTCACTCCCTCTGTGCCTTGGTGGAGGAAGATAAAACCTGGGCTCTGGTGCTAGGGGGACAGCCAAACAGTGAAGCTAGCCCCCGCCCACCCCCAGGAGATTGGTGAGGAGAGCTGTCCAGCTGAACAGCAGGGTGCATGGTCCTTTCCCGCTTTCTGGAGGTGACCTTGGACCAGGGTCCCTTCTTCATCCCAAAGGATTTGCAGGTCCAGCCCCTTAAAAGGGCTCCCTCAAGGGAAGTCAGTTCTGAGGGGCCCCCCTCCAagtcctctcctccctccctctgtgctaatccctcccccactccctccatcctccagtctcacccccaccccacccccgttcCTCCTCTGCAGAGCGATGCTCAGTCCCTCTTGTGTTCACAGTTGGGCAAGGCGGGCATCATGGCCTCGGATTGTGAACCAGCTCTGAACCAGGCAGAGAGCCGAAACCCCACCCTGGAGCGTTACCTGGGAGCCCTCCGTGAGGCCAAGAATGACAGCGAGCAGTTTGCAGCCCTGCTGCTAGTAAGGAACTGGCTGGAAATTGAgaggtgggaagggctgggtggTTGGGCCCCCAAGGAATGGGGTCAGCAAGTCCCCAAGGATAAGTAGGTTTTGCTGGCATCTCTGAATGCACCAAAGGAGACCCAAGACTCCTACCTTAGTACTCTTTTTTGTTCCCCTGAGAACAAGGGTAAATAAGGCTGTGGCACTAGGAGCCTTGGTGGAGGCTGCCTGGGTCTGCTTTCTGGGCGTCCCAGAGCAGATGGGAGCTGACTCATAGGGTAACAGCAGCAGGTAGTAACTAGTGCAGAGTACTTGAGGGCTGGGGATGATTGTTCTGGGCCTGGAGAGAGTAACAGGACTGGAAGTGGCTGGGGAGGGGTCCTAGGGATGGCCAGGATGGCCGTAGGTAGATTAAGGTAAGGGAGCTGGTTCGGGGCTTAGCCCTGTTGGAGGAACCCAAGCTGGGGACAGCAGAGCAGGAGCTgcagtgctgggggggggggattggtGTGTGGGGAGTGAAGGGAGGAGGGAGTACAGCCGCTGCTTGTTTGCCATGGCAACAGGGAGAAGGCTCTGGAGTCAAGGGCTCACACTGCAGCAGAGGAGGTGTTTAGGTGAAATGTAAGGGGAAATGTTTTGACAGGCAGAGCGGCGAGACACAGGAGCCATTTCCCCTGAGAAAGTGGCAGAAATGGATCGGGGACTTCTCTGGAGGGAGCAATTAAGGAAGGACGTAAATCCTTGGGGGATTTTAAACATTGAGTGCTAAGCCCCTTTCAACCCAGGTTGTGGGCATCTAGATTACACATCAGGAAGAACTTCCTAACTGACCAGGTGATGAAATGCCCAAATGAGTAGTTGAGGAGGACTAGATCTCCTTTCCACAGGACAGCAGATAAGAGGGATCCCAGAGGTCACACCTATCTGTCTCCCAGGAGAAGGAAGTTGCTAGATGAAATGACCACAGAGTGAGTCGAGTTGCATAACCTAATCCTGCTAGTCCTTAATGccccaggggcagggaaggaacaGTCTTTGCCTTCTTCCTTTCATCCTGCTGATAGCACATACCTCCTATAGGTGACCAAGGCAGTCAAAGCAGGTGACATAGATGCCAAAACTCGGAGGCGGATCTTCGATGCCGTCGGCTTCACCTTCCCTAATCGTCTCTTGACTACCAAGGAGGCGCCAGATGGCTGCCCTGACCACGTTCTCCGTGCCCTGGGTGTGGCCCTGCTGGCCTGCTTCTGCAGTGACCCTGAACTGGCCGCCCATCCCCAGGTCCTGAACAAGATTCCCATCCTTAGCACCTTCCTCACAGCCCGGGGGGACCCAGACGATGCTGCCCGCCGCTCCATGATTGATGATGCCTATCAGTGCCTGACGGCTGTAGCAGGCACACCCCGAGGGCCCCGGCACCTCATTGCTGGTGGTACCGTGTCTGCCCTGTGTCAGGCATACCTGGGGCATGGCTATGGCTTTGACCAGGCTCTGGCACTCCTGGTGGGGCTGCTAGCTGCTGCCGAGACACAGTGCTGGAAGGAGGCAGAGCCCGACCTGCTGGCTGTGTTGCGGGGCCTCAGCGAGGATTTCCAGAAAGCTGAGGATGCCAGCAAGTTTGAGCTCTGCCAGCTACTGCCCCTCTTTCTGCCCCCAACAACCGTGCCCCCTGAATGCCTCCGGGATCTGCAGGCCGGGCTGGCACGCATCCTCGGGAGCAAGCTGAGCTCCTGGCAGCGCAACCCAGCACTAAAGCTGGCAGCCCGCCTGGCGCACGCCTGCGGCTCCGACTGGATCCCGGCGGGCAGCTCCGGGAGCAAGTTCCTGGCCCTGCTGGTGAATCTGGCGTGCGTGGAGGTGCGGCTGGCACTAGAAGAGACAGGCACGGAGGTGAAAGAGGATGTGGTGACCGCCTGCTATGCCCTCATGGAGTTGGGGATCCAGGAGTGCACCCGCTGTGAGCAGTCACTGCTTAAGGAGCCACAGAAGGTGCAGCTCGTGAGCGTCATGAAGGAGGCCATCGGGGCTGTCATTCTCTACCTGCTGCAGGTAAGGCTGTAGTGACCCACAAAAGGCGCCCAGGATTGGGGGGGGCCAGTGCAGGGGTGGGAAGGCAAGGGAAAGGGGTGTGATGGGGAGAGACAAAGCCGCATGTACACGCGCTGATACTGTAGCAAGCACACCAGGGAGTAGTGTGCGGGGGagcctccctccttctccctccctccctgaacCTCCACACAAGCACCAGAACCACACACCATATGTGCACTCACATCAcagtacacacgcacacacaacaCAGTAACCTCCCACTCACACAATGCTCCCCAGTACACACACACTACACGCCACACATCTCTCCCCAACACACGCTCACAAAATTGAAGCAGTCTGTTCTGCTCACTGTATAGCATTGTTTTACAtgcgtgcatacacacacacacacacacacacacacacaccccaaacttGTGACGGTGCCGGGAAAAGGAGCAGGAGGGCTGGCTGCCTAGTTTCTGGCCTTCATAAATGTCCAGCTAAATCTATCTGACTTCCTTCACTATGTCCCCTCGTCCCTCCCCACCTGAGAATCCAGCTATCCTGTTCTACAAGGATTTGGTCACGACTCTGGTCTCTTTAGTGGCCTGCTCCAGCCACTGAACTCGCTGGCCATATATCCAACGCACTATTCTAAGCTCTCGTCTTCTTCTCTGAATTAGCCCAAAAGGGAGGATCCCCCAACTCCCACCACTGGGGGCATTTACCCAGTAGCCAGGagcctgccctcccaccccaggtCAGAGGTGCTGTAGGTGGAGTGTTTACTGTGAGTTTCCTCCAGGCTTGAGATACTTTAGAGGTAGGGAGATAGGGGGATGCAACCCGTGCAGGGGCATGTCCGAGATCCAGTTCTCTGGGCTGCACTGAGAGCCTGGCCTGCTCTGCACCAGGCCTTTGTTGGGTACGTCCCTACCTGTGCCAAGTGCTGGGTACACAGGTAGAATATGGCTTCTTGCCTGCGTTTAAAGGGCTTACAGGCCAGAATTCCCCCCCTAGCTGTGCTATTCCTAGGCTGGCTGGCAGGCTGGCCAGGCAGGGAAGGGTCTTTGGCCCTGCTCCATCTCAAGGGGGTCCTGTGGCAACAGGTGGGGCCGGAGAAGCAGAAGGAGCCCTTTGTGTTTGCCTCGGTGCGGATCCTGGGTGCCTGGCTGGCCGAGGAGACCTCATCCTTGCGTAAGGAGGTGTGCCAGCTGCTGCCCTTCCTCGTCCGCTATGCCAAGACCCTCTACGAGGAAGCGGAGGAGGCCAATGACCTTTCCCAGCAGGTGGCCACCCTGGCCAtctcccccaccaccccagggCCCACCTGGCCAGGAGATGCTCTCCGGTGAGTTTATAGTTACAGTCTGTCCCGTAGACCATTCTCAAGAGCAGTGTAACACGTGGACACCCCTTCCCCAAAAACTGGGCTGTGCCAGGCTTCCTGGTCGGACCATGAGATTTCCCTCAGggttatttctgtttgttttcggGGGCTTGTTCCCACAGGACTCCTCAGCTGCCAAGTGTCACTTGCCAACCCCAGATTTTTCAATTAAGAGAGAACTTAtacttactgagcatctactacaaGCCAGGTATTTTGCCTTAGCCTATACCAAAACCATCTTGTTTGGTCCACACAGCAAATCTGACATAAGTCTCAtccacattttaaagatgaggaaactgaggcctcacAGAGGTTAAAgcaacttgcccagagtcactaCATGGCAGAGCCCAAGTTTGGTCCTGGGTCTGTGTGGCTCTCAAGCTGGTGCTTTTTCTGTGAAACCTACGAGATGGGTCCTTCTCCCTGCCTGTCATTTCTCTTAGGCAGGGTGCCCTCAGAAGGAAATCTGTGCACCTTCATCTCTCCCAACCCCACACACGTGTGTCCCTTCCACCCCCAGGCTCCTTCTGCCCGGCTGGTGCCACCTGACTGTCGAAGATGGGCCCCGGGAGATCCTGATCAAGGAAGGGGCCCCCTCGCTCCTGTGCAAGTATTTCCTGCAGCAGTGGGAGCTCACATCCCCTGGCCATGACACCTCGGTGCTGCCCGACAGCGTGGAGATTGGCCTGCAGACCTGCTGCCACATCTTCCTCAACCTTGTGGTCACCGCACCAGGCCTGATCAAGTGAGGGGCTCAAGAGAGGCTGGTGGGGAGgccagaggagggaaaggggacaCCCAATTGCCTGGACTCTTGATCTCCTACTTTACTCCCCTGTGCTCGTGGGTTTGTGTTAGCGTTAGAGTGAAAGGGTCTCAGAGTAGAAAAAGCCAGCCCCCCACAAAGCTGTGGTGTGTCTGGAACCATACTATGGTATACCATACCACACATACTATGTCAGCATGTCTACCTGCTCCAGACATAACCCAGTTTCTGCTCCCAGATGCCATGGTTGGGGTCCAAAGTTAACTCTTCACCCTGTTCCTAATTCCTTGCCAAACCCTAGCCAGGTGAAGCTAGGAGCCCTGAATCACAGGTTTTCCAAAGGGCTTGGCCTGGCTCTACTAACCGCCCACCtgcctccatctctccctccctttcctccccaggCGTGATGCCTGCTTCACATCTCTCATGAACACCCTGATGACGTCGCTGCCCGCGCTAGTGCAGCAGCAGGGAAGGCTGCTTCTGGCTGCCAACGTGGCCACCCTGGGCCTCCTCATGGCCCGGCTCCTTAGCACCTCTCCAGGTAAGCCCTGGGGACCCAGTGCTCATGGGTGAGGGTGGAAGACCTGGATGGACCTGCTGTATCCTTGGCAAAAGTTAACCATTTTCAGAAAATGGTTTTGCACAATTTTCTAATCAAGAGGAAATCTTCGCAGCACATCTCCACTCCCACCTTTCTTCCCAAAATGAtaacattctctttcttctgaagACTTTTAAGGCAAGGTCTGGTGGGTGTTAAGTACAGACCTGCTCAGAGGCACAGGCATAGGCACCTGGGATTCCTGGCAGCCCAAGGAATCTGAATCCAGTGTTTTCAAGGTGGAGCCACCCCCAGCCTTGAGTCAGAAACCTGAATTCTCTTCATTGATGTTTTTCTCTGCTCAGCACTTCACCTCCCTCAGTGACAGGCTTCAGCACTCGGTGCCCCTCTGTGCACACCTTCCCCTTGAACCCTGCCTCACCCTGGCTGTTAGCAGGGGGAGGGGcaccccctccagcccctggcagccctcTGTGTCTCCCACTTTGGCCGTGGGTGTCTGCTTGGGTCCCTCTGTCCCTGCCTGTTCCCTCTGCCCCATCTGTCAGGTTGGAGGAACTGAGCAGATGCCTGGGAACAGGGTGTAACATGCCCGTCCCCTCAGCTGCCTCTCTGTTCCCTGTGTGGGGATCCCAGCAGGGTACCTAGCAGTGGGAAGGGGAGCATGTCCCTGTGGACCAGCAGCCTCCTCTGTACTCTCAGTCCCAGCCTGCACCTCCACAGCCCCCACTGTCACAGTCCCAGTGCTGGCTCACCCACAAATGCCACCAGGTTAGGCTAACAGCCTACTGGAGTGCACCTGCAGGGTCGGGGTGAACCCCTGCATGGCAGGTAAGCAGAAGTCAGGTCTCTTGCTGATGTTCCCCTTTGGCACCCTCCTTGAGCCCAAGAATCAAACTGGTGCAGCCTCCTTAGCCTGTGGACGAATGCTgggccctgcagctgcccaggGCAGTACCGGAAGAACCCCAGGGAGGGCTATTTCCGCTTCCTGACCACGTGGCTCATGCCCCCTCGCATTGCCTATAGAGGTCTTGGTGGTTGAGTGTACCAAGATTATTGCTTTTGAGTCTCACAACAAATGTCTAAGATTGACATTATtggccccattttacaaatgaagaaactgagacccagaaaaggTGAATTATCCAAGGTCGCACAGTGAGTAAGTGTCAAAACTGGGGTTTgagcccaggcaggctggctgAGCCCAGGCCACGTTTCAGCCCCAAGTGTGTCCACGCAGAAGGGGAAAGTGAGGGTCTGGCACAGTAGCCAGCCCATCCGGTTCATGCCCCGTTCCCTCCGTGCCTTCCAGCTCTGCAGGGAACGCCAGCGTCCCGAGGGTTCTTCGCAGCTGCCATCCTCTTCCTATCGCAGTCCCACGTGGCGCGGGCCACACCTGGCTCAGACCAGGCAGTGCTGGCCCTGTCCCCTGACTACGAGGGCATCTGGGCCGACCTGCAGGAGCTCTGGTTCCTGGGCATGCAGGCCTTCACAGGCTGTgtgcccctcctgccctggctggcCCCCGCTGCCCTGCGCTCCCGCTGGCCTCaggagctgctgcagctgctAAGCAGCGTCAGCCCCAATTCCGTCAAGCCCGAGATGGTGGCCGCCTATCAGGGTGTCCTGGTGGAGTTGGCTCGGGCCAACCGGCTGTGCCGGGAGGCCATGAGGCTGCAAGCGGGCGAGGAGACAGCCAGCCACTACCGCATGGCCGCCTTGGAGCAGTGCCTGTCAGAGCCCTGAGGGGTGTCCGCCGGGGACAGACCCAGGGGCGGGCAgcgagggaaggagggaggaggcatcTTCCCTGAAGCCCCCAAACTGGAACCCCTCCCTAGACTTCCCCCCCAAAACCCCAGCTTTCTGGCTTTTCCGAGGACAAGGGCATAGTGCCCACCCCTCAAGTGTAAGGAACTGCGTTCCGTCCCCCAGGCCCCCTTGGGGGCAGGGATTGGCTTGGAAATCAACGTGGTTGTCCCCGCCAGGCCGGGGAAGGTTGGAGCAGCCCCCAGGGAGGGGGGCAGTAAGTGTCATTGTGCCCAGTGTCTGGCTCCCCCACAGGAGGGAGGCCCCAGGGTAGGACAGGGCTGGCAGGAACTGACTGCCTTGGCCCATGTGCCCTGCCGGCCAGGGCGTGGGCTCCTGTAGGCTGTGGTGCCCCCTCTGGCCTCCCAGGTCCACGTCCTTCAAATTGGCCCTTTGGCTTTTGCCCTTGGTCCTCTTGGGCAGAGAGCAGGCTCAGGCCATTGACATCGCAGTTCTTCCTATCAACTTCAGTGACCCAGGGTCTCAACTGCCCCCATCCTtccagggcagcctggggcagacaggcctggtgggggctggggaaacCTCCTTCCACCAAAACTTCTTTGAAGGGACCCAGGAGTCCTTGGGCCTGGGTCTCTAAGCCTTTGTGTCGTGTTGCAGCAGAGTGACAATAGGGGTTGGGGGGGTATTTATTTTGCCTGTCCTTATCCTTGCTTAGACACCTGAGCATCTGATTCCTGTCACCCTGGTGCCACCTGGCCTGGCTGGAGCCAGGAACAGGAGGGACGCTTCCCTAAAATCCGCATGTT
This region of Microcebus murinus isolate Inina chromosome 2, M.murinus_Inina_mat1.0, whole genome shotgun sequence genomic DNA includes:
- the NCDN gene encoding neurochondrin, which codes for MSCCDLAAAGQLGKAGIMASDCEPALNQAESRNPTLERYLGALREAKNDSEQFAALLLVTKAVKAGDIDAKTRRRIFDAVGFTFPNRLLTTKEAPDGCPDHVLRALGVALLACFCSDPELAAHPQVLNKIPILSTFLTARGDPDDAARRSMIDDAYQCLTAVAGTPRGPRHLIAGGTVSALCQAYLGHGYGFDQALALLVGLLAAAETQCWKEAEPDLLAVLRGLSEDFQKAEDASKFELCQLLPLFLPPTTVPPECLRDLQAGLARILGSKLSSWQRNPALKLAARLAHACGSDWIPAGSSGSKFLALLVNLACVEVRLALEETGTEVKEDVVTACYALMELGIQECTRCEQSLLKEPQKVQLVSVMKEAIGAVILYLLQVGPEKQKEPFVFASVRILGAWLAEETSSLRKEVCQLLPFLVRYAKTLYEEAEEANDLSQQVATLAISPTTPGPTWPGDALRLLLPGWCHLTVEDGPREILIKEGAPSLLCKYFLQQWELTSPGHDTSVLPDSVEIGLQTCCHIFLNLVVTAPGLIKRDACFTSLMNTLMTSLPALVQQQGRLLLAANVATLGLLMARLLSTSPALQGTPASRGFFAAAILFLSQSHVARATPGSDQAVLALSPDYEGIWADLQELWFLGMQAFTGCVPLLPWLAPAALRSRWPQELLQLLSSVSPNSVKPEMVAAYQGVLVELARANRLCREAMRLQAGEETASHYRMAALEQCLSEP